The nucleotide sequence CAATGACGGGCTGGTAGTAATCCGTCGACTTCACTTCTTTCGGCAAATAATCCTGGTCGACCCAGCCGCCGAATGAGCCGAGCGGCGTGTCATGCGGATATTTATAGCCGCCGTGGCCGAGTTCAGCGCTTCCGGCGTAATGGGTGTCTTTCAGGTGCGGCGGGATGTCGCCGGTATCGCCTTTATTGATCGCCGCGATGGCCGCGTCAATGGCTTTGTATGCCGAATTGGATTTCTCCGACAAGCACATCTCTGCGACTGCCTGGGCGAGCGGAATTCGTGCTTCCGGCAAGCCGAGGCGGTCGGCCGCCTGGCAGGCAGCAAGCACATGGGCGCCGACTTGCGGGTTGGCGAGGCCGATGTCTTCGTAGGCCATGACGAGCAAACGGCGCGTCACGGCCGTCAAATCGCCATTTTCCAGCAGATGCGCCAAATAATACATCGCTGCATTGACGTCGCTGCCGCGCACGGATTTTTGCAGCGCCGACAGCAAATTGTAGAAATGCGAGCCTTTTTTGTCGCCGAAGACGCCGACGCGTTTAATCATCTGTTCCACCATCTGGTCTTCGACGATGTATTTGCCGTCGCGCTCGTCTGATGCCACCACAATGGATTCAAGCATCGTCAGCGCTTTTCGGGCATCGCCGTTGGTGCCTTCTGCAATGCGTTCAACTTGCGCAGGGGAGATTTCGATCGCGTAATTTCCAAGCCCGCGCTTTTCGTCGCTCAACGCGTTTTTCAGGAGCTCGACGATGTCTTCATGCGTCAGCCGCTTTAATTGCTTAATTTCGCCGCAGCGGGAACGGATGGCCGGGTTGACGTCGTGGAACGGGTTTTCCGTCGTCGCGCCGATCAGTACAATTGCGCCGCTTTCGACATGGGGCAAGAGGGCATCCTGCTGGAGTTTATTGAAGCGATGGATTTCGTC is from Planococcus liqunii and encodes:
- a CDS encoding replication-associated recombination protein A; amino-acid sequence: MQNEPLAFRMRPRTIDEVVGQKHVIGPHTALYKMIQNGHVPSMLLYGDPGIGKTSIAHAIAGTSKLPFIALNATTSGKKDVEEVVAESRITGKVLLFLDEIHRFNKLQQDALLPHVESGAIVLIGATTENPFHDVNPAIRSRCGEIKQLKRLTHEDIVELLKNALSDEKRGLGNYAIEISPAQVERIAEGTNGDARKALTMLESIVVASDERDGKYIVEDQMVEQMIKRVGVFGDKKGSHFYNLLSALQKSVRGSDVNAAMYYLAHLLENGDLTAVTRRLLVMAYEDIGLANPQVGAHVLAACQAADRLGLPEARIPLAQAVAEMCLSEKSNSAYKAIDAAIAAINKGDTGDIPPHLKDTHYAGSAELGHGGYKYPHDTPLGSFGGWVDQDYLPKEVKSTDYYQPVIAGSEKKFAGIYEKLKSFRKKK